Within the Mugil cephalus isolate CIBA_MC_2020 chromosome 1, CIBA_Mcephalus_1.1, whole genome shotgun sequence genome, the region taaacaaataaagggtcagtttaatttttcataGCCACGTTCAGTTGAATGTAATGCAAACTACTCAGTAATACCGATGTCACAGAACAAAAAGTCTTTCAGAGTCCTTTCATCTTTggttgacttcctgtttgtggCTAAATGTGTAATTTAGTCACAGACAGGTAATTTCAGTGTCACTAATCTTGGAACAAACTGTATGATAATGAATAATTCCAGCATTGTGTTCAGCTGGATGAAACAATTTTCTATGGCCTGTCAGGGAGAAGCTGGTCCCACAGGTGCCCGTGGAGCTGAAGGAGCACAGGGACCCCGTGGAGAGGCTGGTACCCCAGGATCTCCTGGACCCGCTGGAGCATCGGTTAGTCTTTGATCTCAGTATCATTCTTCTTGATTTTTACTGATTTAATGTTGATGCATTGTAATATaatgtttctccttctctggcTGTATAGGGCAATCCTGGTACTGATGGTATCCCTGGAGCTAAAGGATCTGCTGTAAGTCCAAACTCTTGGCGGTTCTGTggtgtttatattttatgagattcacattttacatgatatatttctgtctctttctccctgaAGGGTGCTTCTGGTATTGCTGGTGCCCCCGGATTCCCTGGCCCCCGTGGCCCACCTGGACCTCAAGGAGCAACTGGACCTCTGGGGCCCAAAGGACAGTCTGTAAGCGAGCtgtggacaaactgatacaatGTGAAACTTCAGTTTTTGCTCCTGTTATGATTAGTAATAGTTGTGGCTGTCTTCCTCTCTTGCCATGTTTAGGGAGACCCTGGTCTTCCTGGATTTAAAGGAGAAGCTGGACCCAAGGGAGAGCTTGTGAGTTGCTCAGATTTAATTTTATAGATTTAGACCATGCAATATAGTGGGTCATAAACACAAGGAGACACCTACAACTTAGAGGCGATTTACTGATATATGATAATATTTTCAGGGCCCTGCTGGTCCTCAAGGTGCACCTGGCcctgcaggagaagaaggaaagagaggtGCCAGAGGAGAGCCTGGAGCTGCTGGACCCCTCGGACCTCCAGGAGAGAGAGTACGTAATCAGGACATGCAACATATTACTGGTCACTtttataacaataacaaaatgtaATATGGGCTGTTTTATGCACACTCTAATTGTTATACTTCATTCTGTGATTTCTCTCAGGGAGCTCCTGGTAACCGTGGTTTCCCAGGTCAGGATGGTCTTGCTGGTGCTAAGGTGGGTTCTGCGTAAAGTAGCATTTATTGAATGTTGATTTCATCTGATAAACACCACTGACTTTATCTGTGACTGACTTTATCACAGCAGGACAAAGATGCAACAAAAGCTGATTGTTGTATAACTCGTATTTAAAGCTCACTTCCTTTGCTCTTACTTTTTTAAGGGTGCCCCTGGTGACCGTGGTGTTCCTGGTGCTGCTGGGCCTAAAGGTGCTACTGGAGACCCCGGACGCACAGGAGAGTCTGGCCTCCCTGGAGCCAGAGTGAGTCTTGCAATTTCACACAGTATTAGTCCAGAATCAGTCGAGCGGTGTTGCTCTCCTATACTCTTCTTGGATATTTAGTGTGGTTTGTGTGAGTCCActgatttatttccattatttgtCCCACTTACAATCTCTAAAATATGGGTGTGCCTTTCATAGGGTCTTACTGGTCGTCCTGGAGATGCTGGTCCTCAAGGCAAAGTTGGACCCTCTGTAAGTACAACATTAATGTAATTTTCTATGATACACAAGCCTGACTATTGATAtgcattttcatgtctgaaaaTAGTACTTAAGCAGCACAGACATAGCATTAAAGCACAGTAAATATAGTTTGACCTCAGTAACTGCAGCATTTATTTCACCATGGTGAAAGCATTGTATTGAACAAGCTCAACACAATTATCTACTGTTTCACTGTAGCAGAGAACAGAGCAATTTACACTGGCCACAAAGCCTGATATGCAATCCAGAGACATCTGTTTAAACTTGATAGTAACTTTTGCATTCTAGTATAACAGTATTTTCTATCTagatatacaatataaaatatacaatataattaTCAAGAACCCACTGGTTTCAAGTTTTGGGGtaagagctgctgtttttctgtttcagtgttgATTTATGATTTGTGCTTTTGACAGGGTGCCCCTGGTGAGGACGGTCGCCCCGGCCCACCTGGTCCTCTGGGAGCCCGTGGACAGCCAGGAGTGATGGGATTCCCTGGACCAAAGGGAGCCAATGTACGTGTCTGAGGGTCACAGTAGTACAGACACTTCATGACTGCATGCGACACACTGTTCTAAATACACCCTTGTGCACGCATATACAAATTATACTATTCTACTGTAATTAAACTACATTAATCTTATTGCCCTCAAAATCCAACAAGACTTTCTACAGATGATTTAATACTATTTCTCTTCAACAGGGTGAACCTGGAAAGCCTGGAGAGAAGGGTCTTGTGGGTCGTCCTGGTCTTAGAGTAAGTACCTTTACTATCCTCCAAATGTTACGTATCTTACAAATGGATTTAACATCATCAGTTTCCTGAGAACTTTACATAATTTAAGTAAACTTCTCTGAACAGGGTCTGCctggaaaagatggagagaCTGGTGCTGGTGGACCTCCAGGCCCTGCTGTGAGTATTTCAGCTTACCTACATGTTGTAAGACATAAGACATGTCTTACACTCCTGTGACAGTTTATTTGCTCCTTGTCCTTCACTGATCACCTGTGTTTGGGTCTACCTTAGGGTCctgctggagagagaggagagcaagGACAGCCTGGACCATCTGGATTCCAGGTGAGTTTCGgcaaaacatacatacaaataattGAAACATGAACAGCAACATGATAAGTTATCATTATCAGACTTTCACTAACTCATTTGCTGTTGTTGAACAGGGTCTGCCTGGACCATCTGGTCCTCCTGGAGAGGCTGGAAAACCTGGAGACCAAGTGAGTATTCATTCTGACTGATTTGTGCCATCTGCAGGTCCACAACAACCAATTTTAAGACATAACGTATTATAATCTGTCTATAGCAAACTGTCTACACTTCTTAAACGGGCAAtgtttaggatttattttgttttatcttattttatcttttttatgaAACAGACACCAAAACAAATcccttgtatgtacaaatatactcAGCAATAAGTcttttgattctgattctaaaaGACAAGCAATAGTCTCTGATTTAAGACAGTAGAGATAACGTAATGTTGGTGAGTTTTTATTCTGTCCTACAGTAATATTCAGTGCTGTTCCCTGTCACAACAAAATTATGAGGAAGACACTTTAATATCCCTGTGTTAATGCTAAAATTACCAAAATGGCTCATATACCAAATATAGCCTGAAATCATATCTTAAGTAATGGTCTTATTAGTCTCTATTGTCTGTTATAGTTTAGTATAGTAATTTTGTCTTGCTTTAATtttacaaatttaacaaatgacATTCCTTGACATTGATTATAGGACATAGAAGTTTTTAgatgtgtgtgtccgtgtgtgatTATAAAAACTAATAAGTCTTTTCTGTCTGCAGGGTGTTCCTGGAGAGGGTGGAGCTCCTGGTGCTGTTGGACCCAGAGTGAGTTTCCATGTTCACACTTTTCATCTACATTTCTGGTGTTATTGATGGAAAGAAAAGTACAAACACTGCAAGCTATGACTTGTACACATAGATCTCATACATGTGCATTACTAATTTACACTGTAGGTCTTGACCTTAACTGAGATATTGATGccacttcctctttctcttgttAATCCACCGTGTCTTTGTTCTCTGACAGGGTGAACGTGGTTTCCCAGGTGAGAGGGGTGGTTCTGGACCTCAGGGTCTTCAGGGACCCCGTGGACTTCCTGGAACTCCTGGAACTGATGGACCCAAGGTCAGTAGATGACTTTTGAACCACTCCCAAATAATAGCTTATattacagtgaaatgtattaaCTGTTCCTTAGAAGGTGTTTTAATTGTTGGAACGTGGAGCTTAAGAGAATGTGTGAAGGAGTCTGTGATGATTGCATTTTACTCCATATCATTCATACTGGTGTGTCTTCAGGGTGAAACAAAGGCTAAAATTTAGGTCCAGCTAGAGTCATGACTAAAACAATGAACTTTAATAATTCTTACTTCTACTTCTCTATAAAGCTATTTCGGGTTTCCATAGGATTCTCTTTTGATTTCTTGAATGACCAACAAAGACTTCCTGAAGTCTCAACTGATTCTCCCTCTTTCCTGTTAATGTAAATCTAACTGGTTCTTATCAGTGATGGTATCATCTTCTCAATGTATGTCTCAAAATGTCCAGTTTGTGCCTTAACATGAATTAAGtaagacataaaaacataaaataatggtctgttgattttattcattgttGTATATGCTGAAACCTTTCTGAAGGGtgatatattataaataaataacgaaaCTTTATTCAACATGACACCAAAGAACATGACTCACCGGTGAGATCCTATTTCTAATCCAACTTTCCTTCTCGGTTTTTATCAGGGAGCTATTGGACCAGCTGGTGCTGCTGGACCCCAGGGAGCCCCAGGCCTGCAGGGTATGCCCGGAGAGAGAGGAACCGGTGGTATCCCAGGACCCAAGGGAGACAGAGTAAGtgacaaaaatgttttgaaaatgttatggcacacttttatttttacattggGTATTATTTCAAGTGTGTAGCTCATAGTAGCAGTGAAGAGTAATGTCTAATACTGTGGCCTTCTTTTTTGTCCAACAGGGTGACAATGGACAGAAGGGACCTGAGGGTGCTCCTGGAAAAGATGGTGGTAGAGTGAGTTCAAAATAGAATTTAAAGAGTAAAACATTTGGGCTATGATCAAACAATTTAACATTAAATTTCCATCAGACCTATTTCTAATGTCTTTCCCTTATTTCTCCACccatgcttttttctttctcagggTTTGACTGGTCCCATTGGTCCTCCTGGCCCATCTGGACCCAATGGTGCCAAGGTATGAATGTTGTGCTTCTCTCTAGATGGTTAAACAGATCCACTGGGATAGAGTTTAACtgacagtttctcttctatccAGGGTGAGACTGGACCTTCTGGCCCAAGTGGTGCTCCTGGTGTCCGTGGTGCTCCTGTAAGTACCTTCTTTTGTGTCAGTGTCACAGTTTGGAGGAAACACGATGTTAAATAATACTTACTCCCCTACCCTTGCACAGGTATCATGATGTAATAAGTAACAACTATTATTgacactgtattttttaaatttaaaaaggtaCCAGCCTCTTGTCCTGACCTCACACTGACCAACAGTCTCTTCTACTTTCTTGCAGGGTGACCGTGGTGAGGTTGGTCCTCCTGGGCCTGCTGGCTTCGCTGGACCTCCTGTAAGTAAAACCACCTCAATACCTTCTGTTCACATCAAATAGCTCACCCACATTTATTGGCGCTCTGCTAATATCACTGTTCTGTTTGAAATACACAGGGTGCAGATGGTCAGCCTGGTGCCAAGGGAGAAATCGGTGAGGGCGGACAGAAGGGAGAAGCTGGTTCTCCTGGACCTCAGGGACCATCCGGAGCTCCTGGACCCGTGGTGGGTGTTTGACCTGAAAATGAAGACGTGGAAATGGACACTGTGTCTCTTGTATTCATCTCGTGTTATATTAAACTGGAGATAGAAACACAGCAAACAGGGCTACACTGTGATTTAGAGTCACTCTAATGAGTTTGTGAACATCATTAATTGTTTATCTCTTTTTCAGGGACCTACTGGTGTAACTGGACCTAAAGGAGCACGTGGTGCTCAGGGAGCTCCTGTAAGTAACTCGTACACATCACATATATGACCCATTTTGTAGTCCTGAACGATTTCTGATTAATTAACATCATGCAACCAAGACAAAGGACACACTAAAATTTAGTGTAGTAATCAGTTAGTTGAtagaaaaatctaattaaatgtCCAAATAAacccataaataaaaaaaatagcagatcTCCCAAGGTTTGAGTTCTAATCCTTAGTGAGGATGTACTGGTtgtaaaaatgacacagttaTGACACAATTTATTTCCAGAGTAGATGAATGTATAAATTCAATAACACGCGTCTTTAAAGCTCAGATAATTGAAAATGGAACATTTATGAAGTATTGTTTACTAATCTGGCTGGACACTTCTGGTCACATAAAGCATAAACCTTGATTAATAATCTTTAATTACAGCTTAACAGAGCTGTAGATATTTGGATACAATACAGTAAATCAAGCTGAAGGCAAACCAGGTGGTCACGCATGGATCACTGCTGGTGCTCACTGTTATTTGACCTCAAAATACACCAACACATACAACATAtactaaacaaaacatattttttataaacCCAGCATATTACACACTGTCACACTGGGCTTCAGAGATGAACATCAGCAGATCTAAAAGTATATGTCTGATGTCACGTTGTACAATGAAGCTCCAGACTCTAGTGGCAACATTAAGAGTCTTTTTCCTGAGCAGACACTTTCTGCAGTAGGAATAATGCACCAGTGATCTGTCCTGGTGTCACAGTGAGCCAGCATGTACAATACCAGAACCTTAAAACTGACCAGTTGCATTATACTATTAATTCTACTACTCATTATTTACATATTGTTTTCCCTAATGTCTCAAAAGGAGAGtgtgtagtttattttgattCCAAGTACAAGGAGAAGTGAGCTTATGGGTTAATGTttactttctctctttcacgtTTACAGGGTGCTACAGGTTTCCCTGGAGCTGCAGGCAGAGTTGGATCACCTGGACCTAATGTGAGTatttcatcaaaacaaacaaccaatAAATCCTAAATCATTCTATTATTGCTCTCACCCACTGAAATTCTTCATCTTTCCAATGCAGGGTAACCCTGGCCCTTCAGGTCCTGCTGGCCCTGCTGGTAAAGATGGACCAAAGGGTGTCCGTGGTGATGCTGGCCCCCCAGGAAGACAGGGAGACGCTGGCCTCCGTGGACCTTCTGGTCCTCCCGGAGAGAAGGGAGAGCCTGGAGATATAGGAGAACCTGTGAGTTTGATTTTGTACCTATTTCAATTCAGCCACAGGCACCTAAAAAGGAACATTTCATGACTTGGTTTCCTCTGTCTTGACTCTGTAGGGTGCTGATGGACCTTCAGGTCCTCAGGGTCTGGCTGGATCCCGTGGTATTGTTGGTTTGCCTGGTCAGCGTGGAGAGAGAGGTTTCCCTGGACTCCCTGGACCTTCTGTAAGTGCTTCTGTCAACAAATGTGTATGAGTATGTTTCAATGTAAACAGTGGGACAATTTCAATAAAATTGTATATACCACGTGTTTTTTGTAAGTCTGGACATTTTCCAGACTCTTTTCACACTGTGATTCTTTTATTGATCTATTAAATATCCGAATATTATTCTGGACCTTTGATGATGACGAAGGAGCTTctgaaatctatttttttcctctctgtgcagGGAGAGCCTGGTAAACAGGGAAGTCCTGGCTCTGGTGGTGACCGTGGACCCCCTGGACCTGTTGGCCCCCCTGGACTTACAGGCCCTCCTGGAGAGACTGGTAGAGAGGTAAGAACTGAACAACAACCACATCAAAATACCCATAATTACAACTCTGGAAACAGTACTGTCATCTTGGTTCATCAAATTGACTCATGCTGTCTTCATCATCAATATTAATTTGGTTTTGTGAATCAGGGAACCCCTGGATCTGATGGCCCCCCTGGTAGAGATGGATCCACTGGAGTCAAGGTGAGAGACTCACATAAAGATTAGAAATCCGTCTAAAAACTTACTccttaaaaaaatctattccaGATGTGCTAGTTAGCAAAAACGACTGTTATCCTGCCTCATCATCTTGTGTCCTCCTGCAGGGAGAGCGAGGTAACACTGGTCCTGCTGGTGCCCCCGGAGCTCCCGGTGCCCCTGGTGCCCCTGGACCTGTCGGACCCCTTGGCAAgcagggagacagaggagaggctGTAAGTAACTGTAGGCACTAGAGACACAGTGTTGGACACTGATTAATTTAGTATACTTAGTGTAAAAACTCATTTTGTTACTTAGGGCGCACAAGGACCTGCAGGACCCCctggatcagctggtgctagaGGAATGGCTGTGAGTATGCTGACACCTAccattaagttttttttttgtttttttttcaaatttttcttTGGCTGAGGTAATTAAAAGTGCTATTTACATCCAGTAATAAATTACCTACCAACATTTACTCCAGGGACCACAAGGACCACGTGGAGACAAGGGAGAGGCTGGTGAGACCGGCGAGAGGGGACAGAAGGGTCACCGTGGCTTCACTGGTCTGCAAGGTCTTCCTGGACCCCCTGTAAGTAATCCAAGACTAATATTTCATCCCCGCAGTGCCACTTATCATCCGTCTTGTGTGTCCTCTAATctgtttttgtccttgtctTGACAGGGTCCCGCTGGAGATGCTGGAGCCTCTGGACCTGCTGGACCAAGTGGCGCTAAGGTGAAAAAACTGggtgaaagagaagaaatattCCCCTGTTGCATTTTCATCTTGCAGTTTTAACACTCAAGATATGTGATGGTAATATAGGGCACGGGTTAGTCTCTTTGTAAGTCTCCAATCACCTGACAAAGATGGGGACAGGAAGGGCAACGTGCTTTAATTGCCTACTGCTGTGATAAGATGGGCAGCCGAAGCATTTTGCAATTACTCTCTGTGAGGGAAAGTGGCAGACAGATGGGGGGGCTATGATTTGTGAAACCACCCCTGTGGAGATTGGAAATGGGCTTCGGTTTATCTATTCTAGATTAAGCCAAACGCTGAGGATGATAAGAAAAAATGTGAAGTGAAAGTCACCCTACAAATCTTCATGCATTAGGCAAATGTCTGAGCATAATAGAGAGAAGCTGCTGGTGCATTTGAAATGATTCATCAGATTCTTTCTCATCCAGACGACATAGTGGCTCTAAAGCAATAGAAAAAATAGCTGAGCAGAAAGCATAAGTTTACTAAATGAAGTGCTGTTTCTGGGCGTCACTTTGATCAACACTCACTGTTTCTGTAGGGACCACCTGGACCTGCTGGACCCGCTGGCAAAGATGGATCTAATGGACAGCTTGGTCCCATTGGACCCCCTGGACCTCGTGGACGTTCTGGAGAATCTGGTCCTGCTGTATGTGACATGCAATTAGAAAATCTACAACCTCCACAGGTCTGTATACTGTTCTGTTCCAGTGAGGtctcatttctcctcttttacCTTCCTTTAGGGTCCTCCTGGAAACCCCGGACCccctggtcctcctggtccCCCTGGCCCTGGTATTGACATGTCTGCCTTTGCTGGACTGGGTCAGACTGAGAAGTCCCCTGATCCTCTCAGGTACATGAGAGCTGATGAGGCCTCCAACTCTCTGAGGCAGCACGACGTTGAGGTTGATACCACACTCAAGGCCCTCAACAACCAGATTGAGAACCTGCGCAGCCCAGACGGCTCCCAGAAGAACCCTGCTCGTACCTGCAGAGACCTCAAACTGAGCCATCCTGAGTGGCAGAGCGGTAAGTAGAGCAGAAATCCAAGGCCTGATAGGAAGTTTGAGTGGACAACACTTTTAATGATGTTCATGTGATGTTTATACACTTCTGTCCTCATACTTCTGGATTCCCATGCTGCACTTCATAGAGTTTAAAAATAGCCAGTTATGCTGTGATATGTTTCTGTTTCCCCAGTTTACTTAATTAGTCTGATTATGTGGATTCACTGATGCTGAACACTGGAGATTTAACAAGTTTAGAAAAGAGGCGGCCTGGCTATGTTTAGAgttcaaactaaaacataaatgacTCAGGACAAGACACAACACTCAGATAAACATGTTATTCAAGATTCAATTAAATAGCCCTTTTAATCGTATTATCATCTCACATAAACTGCAATGGTTAAAACgaggaaaacaataaaatgtattcCAACATAATGACTGGGCATGTGAAAACTCCATTAAACCCATACAGGAATCTCACTATCAATACCTTTATGGGTGCGTTAAAAAACTGTACATCAAGGGACTTGGTTGATGAACACGGTTTTGGAAAATGAGTGACTGCACATTCTTGGATTCAGTTATCAAGCTTCTCTCATTATTTCGCTGACTCTCTCTAATGTCCAGGTGACTACTGGATTGATCCCAACATCGGTTGCACAGCCGATGCCATCAAGGTCTTCTGTAACATGGAGAATGGAGAGACCTGCGTCTACCCAACCATCGACAAGGTACCAAAGAAGAACTGGTGGACCAGCAAGAGCAAGGACCGCAAACACGTCTGGTTCGGAGAGACCATGAACGGTGGATTCCACGTGAGTAAcgttgtgtttaaataaatcccCGAAGAGTCGGTAGTAAATGTGGATTCAGTGCTGACTCCTCCACCTGTTGTCTGGTTCCACAGTTCAGCTACGCTGAGGACGGCCCTGTTGGCAACGCTGCCACCATCCAGCTGAATTTCCTGAGGCTTCTATCCACTGAAGCATCCCAGAACCTCACTTACCACTGCAAGAACAGCATTGCCTACATGGACGCTGCCACAGACAACCTGAAGAAGGCTTTGCTGCTGCAGGGCTCCAATGAGATTGAGATCCGTGCAGAGGGAAACAGTCGCTTCATTTACGGTGTGTTGGAGGATGGCTGCCAGGTGAGTGCGAAACGGAAACAGGACAAATCTCTCAGTTGTATATGctctatatttctatttataGGACCGTAGGTAACATATTTATCTGCTGTTActcaacagagacacacaggtcGGTGGGGCAAGACTGTCTTTGAgtacaaaacacagaaaacctcCCGTCTGCCAATCGTGGACATTGCCCCTATGGACATCGGAGGAGCGGATCAGGAGTTCGGAGTGGAAGTTGGAGCTGTCTGCTTCTTGTAAAGTGGAGTATCACAATGGCCCCCcaaaacacaggaaataaatgaactcaaccatgaaacatttacacacacctCCACAATAAAGAAGACTGGaaatttgtaaaagaaaattgaTACTTTTTCTCTCACAACAAAGTGCTCTCCAAGTTGTACTCCCTGGATGTTAGCACTGAAGGGCACCGGCAATATCTGTACACCACACCAGCATTCTCTGTCAACCCGCTTCCTGAAATCCAGTCATGTTTCCCATGGCCCACTGTTGACGGGAACGAGTCAGAGCCAGGAGGAAGAGGGACCAAGCAAACAAGTTATGgagaacagaaacatggcttGATGTCACTTATTTATTGTCTAACCTGAATGGGCAGAGTTGAGGTAGGACTGGACGGGTTCACTTTGTAAGTAAGACAAGCCCCTCCCCCTTTTCCACTACAGCCGCACAACCTCTGTCCCAGTCCtactccacctccctccctgtttccctcctcctgacacacaaatacagcattttgaatcagtgtagaattaaaataaatactctcagtaagtaaaaaaaaaaaaaaacaacaaccaggtgCTCCAGGCCTGTCCATCGTGAGCAGGAGCAGAAGCTTTACTGTGTATTATAAATCCTTGGTTCTATTGTTGTAAAAGTCTGTGTTTATAAACAAGCAGatggttttatatatatttccacattatgtgtgtacatgtgtctATATGCACACCAACACTTTTTGGAAAGTGAGGTTACATTTGGGATGTATGTTTCAGTGTCCTGTACCCCTTGACTGCCCATCAGAAGAAGGCCCAGTTCTCATCCCAAAAACATTGAAGAATTTGAGGGAaatttgttttgctctttttttttcttttttttttattgtagtcATCCAGATTGTTTAAAGCTACCTCACGCTGATAAACAAAGTGAACATGTCGAGTTTAAATCTGAGCTGAACCAAACATTAGCTTTCAGATGGATCTGGGGCTGAACGGCCATCTTTGCTTTGGGTTGCTCTCTCTTCAGAAGGTGCTACGAGTTCTGTTAATTAACCCCCCTCTTCCCCCACACATACccccccaaccctaaccccctCCCCTCATTCCCACTAGCCTcacatcacacactcacactccacCCTGGAGGAGGGGTGAGCCGGGTTAAGACAGGGGAGACAGGGCCTGGAGTCCCCAACAGCCGACCGTGGGACTCCAAGGACGGCTGATCAAAAACAACCAGGGTgggttgtctctgtgtgtgtgtgagggcgtgtacatttttctaattaattttattatgaTCACGATcgtttttgttcttattttgttacacttctaattgatgtaaattggaaaataaaaggaaaaccgAATGAAGGCTGAGGTGGACTTTTAATTGACTTTtgaatagaaacagaaatggcGCGAGGATGCTTTTCTCCTTCCAGCAGAACCGTTCACGTGTGCTcgaaacctttattttttatttttgctaaacCTGTACTTCTCGAGGTCAGTTACTCTTcactgtgagtgtgagtgagcatgtgtgtgataGTTTGAGACTGTGACGGAAATGTGTGTCTTCGTGAGAGAGTCtcgtaacaaaaaaaaaaagagaagaagaagaacaaaagtaCTGTATTCGTTCTGCGGTATCAGGGTGGGGCTGTCGCTGGCTCCTGTTTGTCTGAACTAATAAAGAACATATTGTTGACTGGAATCAAGTATTTTGTAGAGGAGTTGCGCACCAGAACAGCTGCATCTCTGCTCATATTTACTGACTCATCTGAGCAATAAAAGCTTGTCTGAAGCCACTGCGGTGACATACTCTCATTTAAGGTCATACAACTTCATTTACACAAGGTCtagtttacattttataatgtaaatatgtcTCACAAAAAGACACCAGTGATCGATATGAACGTCATTCTAAGATTAAActattagattagatcagagttaactaaaaataaaggatttctttctataaattaaattacatggGCAACAGAgtactttaaaaacacaacaaaatgactttaaatacTACTTAGGTGTGTCTGATTAAGCCAATTGATGCCGtgcaccaccaaaaaaaaaaaagtgggtgaGTGGGTGCAGTGTTCAGGTGTAATGAATATGAGAGGTCTTGTGTGAACCATGGATGACACTGGATCCTACATTACAAGCAAGATGCTGCCTCACTctgccacagagagagagagagagagagagagagagagagagaaataaagcagGAGCACAATGTTGCCATGGATACAGCAAGTTACACTATAACCTAAGAAGACGTGAAATTTGGAAATTATACCCACATCACATATATTGTTTCTAAAGTTGAGTCACCAGCTCTATTAAAGGTTTACTcagcattgtgggtaatgtaggcaccttctttcttttctttttttttttaagtgaagaATGTGCACAGTCAAATCAAATGTTAGCTTTATAGCTTTATATTAGCAGGCTCTGCTAATTGCATGCAGAATGTGCAACATGGTGAAATTAGTGAG harbors:
- the col2a1a gene encoding collagen, type II, alpha 1a isoform X2 translates to MFSFVDSRTVLLLVASQVVLLSVVRCQEEDDQTFGAKGQKGEPGDIADVVGPKGPPGPMGPPGEQGTRGEAGAKGDKGNPGPRGRDGEPGTPGNPGPAGPPGPPGPPGLGGNFAAQMAGGFDEKAGGAAMGVMQGPMGPMGPRGPPGPTGAPGPQGFQGSPGEAGEPGPAGPMGPRGPPGPSGKPGSDGEAGKPGKAGERGPAGPQGARGFPGTPGLPGIKGHRGHPGLDGAKGENGAAGAKGESGASGENGAPGPMGPRGLPGERGRPGASGAAGARGNDGLPGPAGPPGPVGPAGAPGFPGSPGAKGEAGPTGARGAEGAQGPRGEAGTPGSPGPAGASGNPGTDGIPGAKGSAGASGIAGAPGFPGPRGPPGPQGATGPLGPKGQSGDPGLPGFKGEAGPKGELGPAGPQGAPGPAGEEGKRGARGEPGAAGPLGPPGERGAPGNRGFPGQDGLAGAKGAPGDRGVPGAAGPKGATGDPGRTGESGLPGARGLTGRPGDAGPQGKVGPSGAPGEDGRPGPPGPLGARGQPGVMGFPGPKGANGEPGKPGEKGLVGRPGLRGLPGKDGETGAGGPPGPAGPAGERGEQGQPGPSGFQGLPGPSGPPGEAGKPGDQGVPGEGGAPGAVGPRGERGFPGERGGSGPQGLQGPRGLPGTPGTDGPKGAIGPAGAAGPQGAPGLQGMPGERGTGGIPGPKGDRGDNGQKGPEGAPGKDGGRGLTGPIGPPGPSGPNGAKGETGPSGPSGAPGVRGAPGDRGEVGPPGPAGFAGPPGADGQPGAKGEIGEGGQKGEAGSPGPQGPSGAPGPVGPTGVTGPKGARGAQGAPGATGFPGAAGRVGSPGPNGNPGPSGPAGPAGKDGPKGVRGDAGPPGRQGDAGLRGPSGPPGEKGEPGDIGEPGADGPSGPQGLAGSRGIVGLPGQRGERGFPGLPGPSGEPGKQGSPGSGGDRGPPGPVGPPGLTGPPGETGREGTPGSDGPPGRDGSTGVKGERGNTGPAGAPGAPGAPGAPGPVGPLGKQGDRGEAGAQGPAGPPGSAGARGMAGPQGPRGDKGEAGETGERGQKGHRGFTGLQGLPGPPGPAGDAGASGPAGPSGAKGPPGPAGPAGKDGSNGQLGPIGPPGPRGRSGESGPAGPPGNPGPPGPPGPPGPGIDMSAFAGLGQTEKSPDPLRYMRADEASNSLRQHDVEVDTTLKALNNQIENLRSPDGSQKNPARTCRDLKLSHPEWQSGDYWIDPNIGCTADAIKVFCNMENGETCVYPTIDKVPKKNWWTSKSKDRKHVWFGETMNGGFHFSYAEDGPVGNAATIQLNFLRLLSTEASQNLTYHCKNSIAYMDAATDNLKKALLLQGSNEIEIRAEGNSRFIYGVLEDGCQRHTGRWGKTVFEYKTQKTSRLPIVDIAPMDIGGADQEFGVEVGAVCFL